GGTGTTACATCTGTATCTACGGTTATCTTGAAAGCTCCATCACCAGTTACAAGAGTTTCAACTATAGCTTCACCAATAACTTTATTAAAATTATTATCGTCGCTTATTTCTTCAAATAAAGTATTTAATTCATCTGAACCAACATCTATACCCTCAATATCCGCTACGATAATATCTCCCAATCGCTCTGCTATCATAGCTGGAATTCCTGAATGTATCTTTCTTATATTTAATTTATCGCTAGGTACTGCACTCCAAAACCTTGATTGGCTAACTAAATCTCTTGCAGACTGTTTAAAAAATTGATCCAGCTCTGATGGATCACCGCGGTACCATATTCTGTTTTTAAGCACATTCCCTTGAAAACTTAAAGGCTCTATTATATTTATTGTTTTATCAGGTGCAGGTCTTATATTTAATAGTTTCATTACTTTTGTTGCCATATTCTTTAACCACCCCATTCTTAACCTCCTAACATAATCATTGTTTCCGCTACTCCTGTAGTTGCATCTGGAGCATCATCATGTTTGTTGTCTCCTTCTCTTTGGTAAGTTGCCATAGCCTTATAATAATCAGGCCATCTGTCTCGCCAATTCACAGGATAATAAATGTGGTCCATTACCCAGGTGCTATGTGAAAGTATTCTTGCATTTTTATTCTTGGATTGATGAAACCATTTAACACTAGTTCTAAAGTTCTTAAGGATTTCCTCCATTATTCTTATAACAGCTCTGGCAAAACCACTCCCGCCGTTATTACCTTCTACTCTGCTTCTGTTTACTTCATGTTTTGTAAGAGCTTCAGCAACTGCCTTCTCAGTTACACTCATAGGATTTTTAGTGTATATAATGTCAAGAATATAGGCTTCATGATTGTATGCACCCCATATGATATTGCATAGATAGTCAGCTCCTTCATCTGCTGTATCTGTGTAGCTGAATATTTCAGTAAATAAAGGATTACCGCTATGATCTTTAGGTATTTCAGTATAAGTTTTAAAATCCTCGTACAATTTACCCTTTAAATCAATAGGTATTTGCTGATAGTTTGCACTGGCAATATCCTCACCCATAGCTCTGATTTTTGATTTATAAGTTCTATGTGATAGTATTTCATCACATAGCATAGTTCCGTCATCTTGAAGGGCTTTCATGCTTATATGCTTTATCTTCTTTCCTTCTTCAATGAAATGCTCCAATGCTCTTCCTGCTAAATCTCCGGTGGACCATCTAGTCATGATGATAATGATTTTGCCACCTTCTTCAAGTCTTGAAAGCATTGTATTAGTAAACCATTCCCAGTGCTTTTCTAAAGTATTTTCATTGTTGGCTTCTTCGGAGTTCTTGATTAAATCATCTATTATCATGAGAGAGCATCCAAAACCTGTCGCAGTACCTGTAGGAGATGTAGCCAGATAATTGTTATAGCCATTTTCTAAGGACCACAGGTTCATAGCTCCATCACCTTTTTTTATCCTAGTATTAGGGAATATATCAGAGTAAACTATTTTGTCCTTATCTGCTTTTTCCTCTAATATGCCATTTCTTACTGCTTTAGAGAATGTAGTGGATAAAGTCTCATTGTATGATCCTGTCATAATCTTTTCATTCTGATTTTTTCCTAATACCCATTCAACAAAATTAGAAGCTGTTCTTGATTTTCCATGTCTTGGCGGTAGATTTAATACAAGTACTTCATCCTCACCCTCATAGAAGTTTTGAAAACCCTCACAAAGCTCCACAAGATATTCTCTATTCCTCTTATAGAAGTCAGGAGCCATTAAATTGCAAAAAGAAAAGAACTCACGTCTTGCGAGTTCTAACTTTGCTCCTAAAGCTATTTCCTTTTTATCCATCTTCATCACAAGAAGCTGCTAACTTCTTAAGCTCTTCTGTAGATAAATCTTTATATGGGTTATTAATTGTTACATTACCACTGTGCTGTAATTCCTGCTTATCTCTCCACTGCTGCTGCTTTCTATTCTTAAGCCAAAATATTTGTGCTGTAGTATCTGGTGCTACTTCTTTTTTAACTGTTTTAGTAACTACCATTTCATACACTGGAAATCCATGTATATCTTCTAAAGGCCTACCTCGTGCATCCTTCTTTAGCATTAACTCTTTGGTAACTTCTGTATATTTATATCCTAATGCTCTTTTTAAGAGTGCATTCTCAACCTCAAAGTCAATTATCTCTTTCCCCTTTTTTAGGGCTTCGGAAACTTCGGAATGTTCTTTCTTATGTTTATAGAAAGTAGTCAATCCTATACCTAAGTTATTTGCTATCTGCTTATCAGTGAGCCCTTCACGTGCCCAACCTTCAATTAGAATCAATTTATCCTTGATATCTTCCCATTTTGATTTTGCCACTAGACTCACCTCACTTTCTATTCTAAACATAGCAAAAGAACGCCCACTAAAGGCGTTCCCTGCACAAGATATTTAAATTTTTATAATTTTACACAATATCATTTTCTCATATTATAAAAGGTACGTCAATTCCACGCAAAAGGACATTTTTTATCAGCTAAATTATGGCTACTTTGGCTATATTACTGGGATTACGGTATCTTGACAAGGACATTCTTAAAGCCTTATTCCATCTATTCCGAAAAATAAAATACTTAAATCTTCAATCGCACCTCTTACATCTCTTCCAATCGTTTTAACAGTAACATTGAAATGCTCTGCCACCTGTTCATACGTTGGTACCACTTCATCCTTAGATGGATCGATATACATGTATTTAATTATCCTATATCTTCTCTCTTTAATTTTACCCTCGCTTTTACATATCGCCTGATAATATTTCATGGCTTTGTTAATATGCCCCACTATAATTAAAGTCCTTATCTTGGTCCTGCTTAAAGCTTGAATGTACTGCTCTTCATCATTGATAGCTTCTATATCGTCTAATACATCTACAGCATTCTTTTCGTAAATGGCATTAGTAGAACTATCCGATATTTTATTATGAATCTTAAGCCCCCTATAATGCTTAAGCAGTAGTCTTGTATTTCTAAGTCTCCGGTCATATCTCTTCTTGGTTTTATAGTATTCCTGCTCCTTTATATATTTAATTCCTTCTCGAACACCTATTTTAACAGCTTCATCATAACTTATATTCTGCTCCATGCTATCAACCTCCTAGCTCTTATATTTTTGAATTCTAGCTTTCACAGCTTCCAGTAATGTATTTTGATTTATTTCTTTACTTCCTAAAGCTCTCATAACATCTTCATCAACTGTCCCTTTGCTTATCAAGTGATGTATTATTACATTCTCTTTTTGACCCTGTCTATAAAGTCTTGCATTAGCCTGTTGATAGAGTTCCAAGCTCCATGCAAGCCCAAACCAAACAATAATATTTCCTCCATACTGAAGATTAAGTCCATGTCCTGCTCCTGCTGGATGAACTAAAAGTACTGGTATTTTACCCTCATTCCATTTCTTAATATCTTTAGAATCTTCAAGTCCTGTAGCAGATACCTTTTTAGATTTTAGAAAGCTTTTAATTCTATCAAAGTCATGTTTAAAACTATAAAACACTAATACTGGTTTTCCGTTTGCTGCTTCAATAATATCTAACAAAGCTTTTAACTTTTCCTCATGAATTTCTACAACATCATGATTTTCTGAATAAATAGCTCCATTGGACATTTGGAGTAATTTGTTAGTAAGTACTGCTGCATTAGCTGCGGTTATATCGTCTTCTCCAAGTTCTAAAACAAGATCCTTTTCAAGCTGCTTATATTTATTAATTATTCTATCAGATAAATTTATATTTATTTCATTATCAATTCTTTCAGGCATATTTAAATAATCTTCTGCTTTCATAGAAATACAAATATCAGATATTTTATTATGAATTGCTTCTTCTGCACCTTCTTTAAGATTCCAATTATAAACCACAAATTGATTTCTATTACCAGGTGTAAAATACTGCTCCTTATAGCTTGAAATAGTTTTACCTAACCTTTTCCCACCATCAAGTAAATAAAGCTGTGACCATAAATCTATTAAACTATTAGGTGCTGGTGTTCCAGTAAGTCCTACTATTCTTTTAAAATAGGGTCTAACTTTTCTTAGTGCTCTAAATCTTTTAGCTTTAGAAGATTTAAAGCTTGATAGTTCATCTATGACCACCATATCAAAGGTCCAGTTCTTAAAACATCTCTCTACTAGCCAATCTACATTTTCCCTATTAGTTATATAGATATCTGCATCTATATTTAAAGCTATTGTTCTTTCCTTTACAGATCCTAAGACCTTAGATATCTTTAAATTAAGATGGTCCCATTTATCTATTTCAGTACTCCATGTATCTTCTGCTACTCTTAGTGGTGCTATAACTAAAATTTTATTTACTTCTCCAAGAAATAATAAGTCATCTATTGCAGTAAGTGTAGTGACGGTTTTACCTAAACCCATATCTAGGAAAAGACCTGCTGCTGGATTATTTAAAATGTGATTAGCTGCATATTCCTGATAACTATGAGGTATGAATTTCATGTTCTCACCTCTCTTATAAACATATCTACTTTTTCTACTGTATCTAAAGTTCTCACTTCAAAACCTAAACATCTTAATTCTTTTGCTCTAAACTCTTGGATTTTTCTCAATTTTTCACCGGGTGCTTTAAGCTCTACAAATATTATCTTTCCATGTGGTAATAGAACAATCCTGTCTGGCACTCCTGTCACACCAGGGCTAACGAACTTTAATGCTTTTCCACCTATCTGGTCTATTTTATTTTTAAGTCTTTTTTCAATTTTACTTTCTTGCAAGATATCACCTTCTTAATTTTAAGTGTGAACACTGTGAACAATTTTTCTATATATATATATATCCGTGTATTAGGCGTGTATATGTATATACGTATACGCCTAATTATATAAATACTACTTATATATTATTTTTTGTTCACATTGTTCACATTAGGCTTTAAACCCTTGGTATCACTAGCTTTATAGTGTGAACAAATGCGTGAACAAAGCAAAATTTTATGTTCACATTGTTCACGTTGGTAAAAACTGTAAAATATTACTTTGTTCACACTTATTCACGTATAAAAGCTCTTTGAGTTCCATAAATTTTACCAAATCGTAATCTACCCTCATAACTTTTCCATCCTTCAATCCCTTTGAGAATATCATTAATTTCTCTTGACTGCATAGGATTAAGCTGTTTAGGATCACCATTAAAAAGCTCTACCCATATTTCCATAACACAAGTTTTATCTCGCCTAATATTGCCCTCTGGAATGTCCCCAAAATCCGAGCCCTGAATATAGCTTCTTTTCTCGGAAATGCTTAAATTATACCAATTATCAGTGATAGGCTTATTTAAATATTCTTCAATTAATCCAGCCTTTGCACTTTCTTCTGAATGAGAATCTTGCTGTCTTTCAGCTTCCTTTAATTCCTCTTTATTTAAATGTAATGGTTCTTTATTATTCCATAGCTCTACAGCCTCAGCCCATATCTGATCTATTTCATTATCAAGGTCCCCATACACTTTTTTAGTAGTTTTCTGGATTCCTACATCTATTGGCCAAAATCTTCTATTACCTGTTTTATCTCTTAAAAATTCTCTATCATTAGTGGTACCAATAAATATGCATTGCCTTGGAAAGCGACTTGTTCTTCTTCCATAAGCTACTCTATAAATGTCCTCAGTCTTAGATAAGAAATGTTTTGTAGCTTCGATGTCAGCTTTCTTTGTGGCCATCATTTCTCCCATTTCCAGGAGCCATACACCTTGAAGCTGTTCATATGCTTCTTTACCACTAACAGTTGTTAAGCTATCAGAATACCACTCCATACCAAGCTTTTTTATAATGGTACTTTTATATATGCCCTGTGGACCTGAGAGTACTGGCATGTTATCAAATTTAATACCAGGAACAAAAATTCTTGCTACTGCTGCAACTATTATTTTTCTCGTTACAGTTCTTACATATGAATTATCTTCCGCACCTAAATAGTCTATAAATAAAGTACTTACTCTCTCTTTACCATCCCATACTAAGTTATTTAAATATTCTTTCACTGGATGGAATGAATGCTTTTCAAAACTTAATGCTAGAGCATCAGCACATTTTGCAGTACTTGAAATGCTATAATATTTTTCAATAAATTCTCTAAGTCCACTATCATCAGTATCATTCCAATCTGATTTATTATTTTTACTTCTCCATGGAAGCTGGCCAATGACTACAGCTCTATTGGAAAATTCATTGTAGGCTATCTTTCCTTTAAGCAGTGGTTCATTTTCTATTATTAATAAAAAGTTGCTTATTGTACTTCTAAGCTTTCCCTGTTCTGTATAAGTAAGTTCTTTAAGCCACTTCGTGTCTATATCTACATCAGTTTCAACTACTCCAAAATCCTCCTGGGCCTTTTCAAGCTTTTCTCTGCCTAGAGTCTCCATTACTTTTTCATTATTACTTGCAAACTCACTCATTCTAGTAAATGACGGTAGTCTATTAACTGGTGTATCTGCCTTGGCTTCATCATCTAAAGAACTAAATTTATGAATTCTTACTAAATCAAAGGCATTACACAAAATTCCGCTTGTAGGATCCGTACCATGATGGCTAAAACTAAATTTATCTTCATAAACTACAACTCCACCAGTGGTACTTCCTTCTGAATAGGTATATCTGGTTTCATCAGTACCAGGTACATATATTTCATTTAAAAATTCTCCTATAGCTTCAGTTATTGTGTAGGTCCTGCAGAATGCACCAATGACCCCCTTCTTTTCTAAAGGATCTTCCTGCTTCTTTATTGCACTTGTAATCTTTGCCCTAGCTCTGCTACTCTCTGGCCAATAACTAACATCTTGCCAACCAAAAGTATATCTTGCGAGTACTTCATCCGGATTAAGCCATTGCAGGTCCTGTACTTTAAAAACATATTCTCCATCACTTGAAGTTGATGGCCAATACATAAGTCTTGATGGTTCATAAGTTGTATCGTCAAACTGATCTATTCCTAAATCATCTGCAACCATTCTACTTACTGCCTGATATTCGTCCGGAAGTACTGGTCTACTTAATGGAATAACTAGTCTTAATCTTTGATTATCCGGTGCATGTGTATGAGTTGAATACATTGTAACCGAGAAGTCCCATAGAAGCTCTATAGAGCTCCATATATCACCTTTAACATAATCCAAGTCTAATGTTAATAAAGTTCTGTTAGCAACGTTCTCAGCTTTTCTGCGGCCATTCTTTAAGCTTCCACCTACAAAGCCACCAACATCTTTAAGATTATCCCTCTCTGTCTTAGGAAGCTTCTTATATTCTGCATAAGTCTCAGGTGTTCTTGTAGTGGTTGAAAGCTTTTTAATTAAGTCAGAATACATAATGGTTTTGTTCTTCCAATGGGTTTCTTTTTTACTTTTTCCGGTGGCTAGAGTAATAGATCCATCATGTTTAATTTTTGTAATTATTAGTGTATCTTCTTTTTTATATTCCACATTACCCCCCCCTCACACATGAGTGTTTATTTTGCTAATCTTTATATTTAGGCAATACTCCTTTAATAATCCATTGAATGCCCCAGCATAGTCTAAATACTTCTTCTCCTTTATAAGTAACCTGTAAATCAAGTCCTATAATTATAAAACTGATTACTGCGGCATTAAAAAATGTTTCCATGGCATTCACCTTTCTTCTTCTATATCAAAATCACTTATATGCGATTGACTTACATTGCCTCGGTTTGCTTCTTCAATTAAGCCCCAATCTATTTCCGTTATCTCTAATTTACTACCATCTTATAATACAAGCTGCATACCTTCGATATCATCAAATACTATATCTGTTGCTTTTTCTTCATTCTCAGATTTAACCATAAAACTAATTCTTGCGGCTAAACTTACACCACCGTA
This genomic window from Clostridium pasteurianum DSM 525 = ATCC 6013 contains:
- a CDS encoding transposase — encoded protein: MAKSKWEDIKDKLILIEGWAREGLTDKQIANNLGIGLTTFYKHKKEHSEVSEALKKGKEIIDFEVENALLKRALGYKYTEVTKELMLKKDARGRPLEDIHGFPVYEMVVTKTVKKEVAPDTTAQIFWLKNRKQQQWRDKQELQHSGNVTINNPYKDLSTEELKKLAASCDEDG
- a CDS encoding SNF2-related protein, which gives rise to MKFIPHSYQEYAANHILNNPAAGLFLDMGLGKTVTTLTAIDDLLFLGEVNKILVIAPLRVAEDTWSTEIDKWDHLNLKISKVLGSVKERTIALNIDADIYITNRENVDWLVERCFKNWTFDMVVIDELSSFKSSKAKRFRALRKVRPYFKRIVGLTGTPAPNSLIDLWSQLYLLDGGKRLGKTISSYKEQYFTPGNRNQFVVYNWNLKEGAEEAIHNKISDICISMKAEDYLNMPERIDNEININLSDRIINKYKQLEKDLVLELGEDDITAANAAVLTNKLLQMSNGAIYSENHDVVEIHEEKLKALLDIIEAANGKPVLVFYSFKHDFDRIKSFLKSKKVSATGLEDSKDIKKWNEGKIPVLLVHPAGAGHGLNLQYGGNIIVWFGLAWSLELYQQANARLYRQGQKENVIIHHLISKGTVDEDVMRALGSKEINQNTLLEAVKARIQKYKS
- a CDS encoding VRR-NUC domain-containing protein; translated protein: MQESKIEKRLKNKIDQIGGKALKFVSPGVTGVPDRIVLLPHGKIIFVELKAPGEKLRKIQEFRAKELRCLGFEVRTLDTVEKVDMFIREVRT
- a CDS encoding virulence-associated E family protein; amino-acid sequence: MEYKKEDTLIITKIKHDGSITLATGKSKKETHWKNKTIMYSDLIKKLSTTTRTPETYAEYKKLPKTERDNLKDVGGFVGGSLKNGRRKAENVANRTLLTLDLDYVKGDIWSSIELLWDFSVTMYSTHTHAPDNQRLRLVIPLSRPVLPDEYQAVSRMVADDLGIDQFDDTTYEPSRLMYWPSTSSDGEYVFKVQDLQWLNPDEVLARYTFGWQDVSYWPESSRARAKITSAIKKQEDPLEKKGVIGAFCRTYTITEAIGEFLNEIYVPGTDETRYTYSEGSTTGGVVVYEDKFSFSHHGTDPTSGILCNAFDLVRIHKFSSLDDEAKADTPVNRLPSFTRMSEFASNNEKVMETLGREKLEKAQEDFGVVETDVDIDTKWLKELTYTEQGKLRSTISNFLLIIENEPLLKGKIAYNEFSNRAVVIGQLPWRSKNNKSDWNDTDDSGLREFIEKYYSISSTAKCADALALSFEKHSFHPVKEYLNNLVWDGKERVSTLFIDYLGAEDNSYVRTVTRKIIVAAVARIFVPGIKFDNMPVLSGPQGIYKSTIIKKLGMEWYSDSLTTVSGKEAYEQLQGVWLLEMGEMMATKKADIEATKHFLSKTEDIYRVAYGRRTSRFPRQCIFIGTTNDREFLRDKTGNRRFWPIDVGIQKTTKKVYGDLDNEIDQIWAEAVELWNNKEPLHLNKEELKEAERQQDSHSEESAKAGLIEEYLNKPITDNWYNLSISEKRSYIQGSDFGDIPEGNIRRDKTCVMEIWVELFNGDPKQLNPMQSREINDILKGIEGWKSYEGRLRFGKIYGTQRAFIRE
- the terL gene encoding phage terminase large subunit: MDKKEIALGAKLELARREFFSFCNLMAPDFYKRNREYLVELCEGFQNFYEGEDEVLVLNLPPRHGKSRTASNFVEWVLGKNQNEKIMTGSYNETLSTTFSKAVRNGILEEKADKDKIVYSDIFPNTRIKKGDGAMNLWSLENGYNNYLATSPTGTATGFGCSLMIIDDLIKNSEEANNENTLEKHWEWFTNTMLSRLEEGGKIIIIMTRWSTGDLAGRALEHFIEEGKKIKHISMKALQDDGTMLCDEILSHRTYKSKIRAMGEDIASANYQQIPIDLKGKLYEDFKTYTEIPKDHSGNPLFTEIFSYTDTADEGADYLCNIIWGAYNHEAYILDIIYTKNPMSVTEKAVAEALTKHEVNRSRVEGNNGGSGFARAVIRIMEEILKNFRTSVKWFHQSKNKNARILSHSTWVMDHIYYPVNWRDRWPDYYKAMATYQREGDNKHDDAPDATTGVAETMIMLGG